The following are from one region of the Gossypium hirsutum isolate 1008001.06 chromosome D03, Gossypium_hirsutum_v2.1, whole genome shotgun sequence genome:
- the LOC107933695 gene encoding protein NRT1/ PTR FAMILY 7.3 isoform X1 — protein MACSEVCKEQVEFKEEQEEACTKDGTIDWHGQPAIKAKSGQWTAGIIILLNQGLATLAFFGVGVNLVLFLTRVLGQNNADAANNVSKWTGTVYIFSLVGAFLSDSYWGRYKTCAIFQVIFVIGLVSLSLSSYLFLIKPKGCGDEETKCGSHSGFEIALFYLSIYLVALGNGGYQPNIATFGADQFDENDLKEGHSKVAFFSYFYLALNLGSLFSNTILGYFEDEGLWALGFWVSSGSALAALVLFLAGTTRYRHFKPSGNPLSRFSQVLVAATKKCNIDMPLDADSLFDVDGNDSSINGNRKILHTNEFKFLDKAAYISTRDIDDQKKGIYTPWRLCPVTQVEEVKCILRLLPIWLCTIIYSVVFTQMASLFVEQGAAMKVIVLNFRIPPASMSSFDILSVALFIFLYRRILDPLVSRLRKKSSRGLTELQRMGIGLIIAILAMVSAGIVECYRLRYANKDCIHCEGSSSLSIFWQVPQYAFIGASEVFMYVGQLEFFNAQTPDGLKSFGSALCMTSISLGNYVSSLLVTMVMKISTEDHMPGWIPGNLNKGHLDRSYFLLSGLTTIDLVVYIACARWYKCIKLEGKGDENDDERGSFNKV, from the exons TGAACCAAGGGCTAGCAACCCTAGCTTTCTTTGGAGTAGGGGTGAATTTGGTGCTGTTCCTCACAAGAGTGTTGGGCCAAAACAATGCTGATGCTGCTAACAATGTCAGCAAATGGACAGGCACTGTCTACATTTTCTCTCTTGTTGGTGCTTTCCTCAGTGATTCCTATTGGGGAAGATACAAAACTTGTGCCATCTTTCAAGTCATCTTTGTTATT GGATTGGTGTCACTATCACTATCATCATACCTTTTCTTGATTAAACCAAAAGGGTGTGGAGATGAAGAAACAAAATGTGGGTCACATTCAGGCTTTGAGATAGCTCTGTTTTACCTCTCAATCTACTTAGTTGCTCTAGGGAATGGAGGGTATCAACCAAACATTGCTACATTTGGGGCTGATCAATTCGATGAAAACGACCTTAAAGAAGGTCACTCCAAGGTTGCCTTTTTTAGCTACTTTTACTTGGCTTTGAACCTTGGGTCACTTTTCTCCAACACCATTTTGGGGTATTTTGAAGATGAAGGGTTGTGGGCACTTGGATTTTGGGTGTCAAGTGGTTCTGCCTTGGCCGCACTTGTTTTGTTCCTAGCTGGAACCACCAGGTACAGGCATTTCAAACCAAGTGGCAACCCACTATCAAGGTTTAGTCAAGTCCTTGTGGCTGCAACAAAGAAATGCAACATTGATATGCCACTTGATGCTGATAGTTTGTTTGATGTGGATGGAAATGATTCTTCTATCAATGGCAATAGAAAGATTCTCCACACCAATGAATTCAA GTTCTTGGACAAAGCAGCATACATAAGCACAAGGGATATAGATGATCAAAAGAAGGGGATTTATACACCATGGCGTCTTTGCCCTGTTACACAAGTTGAAGAAGTTAAATGCATACTAAGATTACTCCCAATATGGCTTTGCACAATAATCTACTCGGTTGTCTTCACACAAATGGCCTCACTCTTCGTGGAGCAAGGCGCTGCAATGAAAGTCATTGTCTTGAACTTCCGTATCCCACCCGCCAGCATGTCTAGCTTCGACATTCTCAGCGTTGCGTTGTTCATATTCCTTTACCGGCGAATCCTCGATCCACTTGTAAGCCGGTTACGAAAAAAGAGTTCCCGAGGACTCACTGAGCTTCAAAGGATGGGAATCGGACTCATCATAGCGATACTAGCAATGGTTTCAGCTGGAATTGTAGAATGCTATAGATTAAGGTATGCTAACAAAGATTGTATCCATTGTGAAGGCTCAAGCTCCTTGAGTATATTTTGGCAAGTCCCTCAATACGCATTTATTGGCGCATCGGAGGTATTCATGTACGTCGGCCAGCTCGAGTTCTTCAACGCACAAACACCCGACGGGTTAAAAAGCTTCGGAAGTGCACTATGTATGACATCAATATCATTAGGGAACTATGTTAGTAGCTTGCTTGTGACAATGGTGATGAAGATTTCAACTGAAGATCATATGCCTGGTTGGATACCAGGGAATCTCAATAAGGGTCATTTAGATAGGTCTTATTTTTTATTGTCTGGTTTAACAACCATCGATTTGGTTGTTTATATAGCATGTGCTAGATGGTATAAATGTATTAAGCTTGAAGGAAAAGgtgatgaaaatgatgatgagAGAGGTAGCTTTAATAAAGTGTGA
- the LOC107933695 gene encoding protein NRT1/ PTR FAMILY 7.3 isoform X2, producing MACSEVCKEVEFKEEQEEACTKDGTIDWHGQPAIKAKSGQWTAGIIILLNQGLATLAFFGVGVNLVLFLTRVLGQNNADAANNVSKWTGTVYIFSLVGAFLSDSYWGRYKTCAIFQVIFVIGLVSLSLSSYLFLIKPKGCGDEETKCGSHSGFEIALFYLSIYLVALGNGGYQPNIATFGADQFDENDLKEGHSKVAFFSYFYLALNLGSLFSNTILGYFEDEGLWALGFWVSSGSALAALVLFLAGTTRYRHFKPSGNPLSRFSQVLVAATKKCNIDMPLDADSLFDVDGNDSSINGNRKILHTNEFKFLDKAAYISTRDIDDQKKGIYTPWRLCPVTQVEEVKCILRLLPIWLCTIIYSVVFTQMASLFVEQGAAMKVIVLNFRIPPASMSSFDILSVALFIFLYRRILDPLVSRLRKKSSRGLTELQRMGIGLIIAILAMVSAGIVECYRLRYANKDCIHCEGSSSLSIFWQVPQYAFIGASEVFMYVGQLEFFNAQTPDGLKSFGSALCMTSISLGNYVSSLLVTMVMKISTEDHMPGWIPGNLNKGHLDRSYFLLSGLTTIDLVVYIACARWYKCIKLEGKGDENDDERGSFNKV from the exons TGAACCAAGGGCTAGCAACCCTAGCTTTCTTTGGAGTAGGGGTGAATTTGGTGCTGTTCCTCACAAGAGTGTTGGGCCAAAACAATGCTGATGCTGCTAACAATGTCAGCAAATGGACAGGCACTGTCTACATTTTCTCTCTTGTTGGTGCTTTCCTCAGTGATTCCTATTGGGGAAGATACAAAACTTGTGCCATCTTTCAAGTCATCTTTGTTATT GGATTGGTGTCACTATCACTATCATCATACCTTTTCTTGATTAAACCAAAAGGGTGTGGAGATGAAGAAACAAAATGTGGGTCACATTCAGGCTTTGAGATAGCTCTGTTTTACCTCTCAATCTACTTAGTTGCTCTAGGGAATGGAGGGTATCAACCAAACATTGCTACATTTGGGGCTGATCAATTCGATGAAAACGACCTTAAAGAAGGTCACTCCAAGGTTGCCTTTTTTAGCTACTTTTACTTGGCTTTGAACCTTGGGTCACTTTTCTCCAACACCATTTTGGGGTATTTTGAAGATGAAGGGTTGTGGGCACTTGGATTTTGGGTGTCAAGTGGTTCTGCCTTGGCCGCACTTGTTTTGTTCCTAGCTGGAACCACCAGGTACAGGCATTTCAAACCAAGTGGCAACCCACTATCAAGGTTTAGTCAAGTCCTTGTGGCTGCAACAAAGAAATGCAACATTGATATGCCACTTGATGCTGATAGTTTGTTTGATGTGGATGGAAATGATTCTTCTATCAATGGCAATAGAAAGATTCTCCACACCAATGAATTCAA GTTCTTGGACAAAGCAGCATACATAAGCACAAGGGATATAGATGATCAAAAGAAGGGGATTTATACACCATGGCGTCTTTGCCCTGTTACACAAGTTGAAGAAGTTAAATGCATACTAAGATTACTCCCAATATGGCTTTGCACAATAATCTACTCGGTTGTCTTCACACAAATGGCCTCACTCTTCGTGGAGCAAGGCGCTGCAATGAAAGTCATTGTCTTGAACTTCCGTATCCCACCCGCCAGCATGTCTAGCTTCGACATTCTCAGCGTTGCGTTGTTCATATTCCTTTACCGGCGAATCCTCGATCCACTTGTAAGCCGGTTACGAAAAAAGAGTTCCCGAGGACTCACTGAGCTTCAAAGGATGGGAATCGGACTCATCATAGCGATACTAGCAATGGTTTCAGCTGGAATTGTAGAATGCTATAGATTAAGGTATGCTAACAAAGATTGTATCCATTGTGAAGGCTCAAGCTCCTTGAGTATATTTTGGCAAGTCCCTCAATACGCATTTATTGGCGCATCGGAGGTATTCATGTACGTCGGCCAGCTCGAGTTCTTCAACGCACAAACACCCGACGGGTTAAAAAGCTTCGGAAGTGCACTATGTATGACATCAATATCATTAGGGAACTATGTTAGTAGCTTGCTTGTGACAATGGTGATGAAGATTTCAACTGAAGATCATATGCCTGGTTGGATACCAGGGAATCTCAATAAGGGTCATTTAGATAGGTCTTATTTTTTATTGTCTGGTTTAACAACCATCGATTTGGTTGTTTATATAGCATGTGCTAGATGGTATAAATGTATTAAGCTTGAAGGAAAAGgtgatgaaaatgatgatgagAGAGGTAGCTTTAATAAAGTGTGA